A single genomic interval of Macadamia integrifolia cultivar HAES 741 chromosome 6, SCU_Mint_v3, whole genome shotgun sequence harbors:
- the LOC122081449 gene encoding GATA transcription factor 4-like, translated as MDMYGLPAPDFFHIDDLLNFSNEDLFSSSSSSAPIAVTSLHNRHLPPTETPAGKFPPPTSVKRNDSCSNNFTDSFCVPSDDIAELEWLSKFVDDSFTEFSLNEIVETTYFPPEASVPGRARSKRSRAASTHNSWTSSPEYDSLVTGKYKQINSITARKRESSSSAAATASVMVGEQSSPSSPGEGVRKCMHCSSEKTPQWRTGPLGPKTLCNACGVRYKSGRLVPEYRPAASPTFVLTQHSNSHRKVMELRRQKEVLRQQESGNPYHHHNHNQQQQQSLYKVC; from the exons ATGGATATGTATGGACTACCCGCCCCTGATTTCTTCCACATCGACGACCTCCTCAACTTCTCCAACGAAGAccttttttcctcctcctcctcctccgctCCCATCGCCGTCACCTCCCTCCACAACCGTCACCTCCCTCCAACTGAAACTCCCGCCGGAAAATTCCCACCACCCACCTCCGTTAAACGCAATGACTCCTGCTCCAACAACTTCACCGACAGTTTCTGTGTTCCT AGCGATGACATTGCGGAGCTAGAATGGCTGTCGAAGTTTGTGGACGACTCATTCACCGAATTTTCCCTGAACGAAATTGTAGAAACTACTTATTTTCCGCCGGAAGCGTCAGTTCCAGGCAGGGCGAGAAGCAAGAGATCCAGGGCGGCGTCAACGCACAATAGCTGGACCTCCTCGCCTGAGTATGACAGTCTGGTCACGGGTAAGTATAAGCAGATTAATAGTATTACTGCACGGAAGAGAGAGAGCTCATCGTCGGCGGCGGCGACTGCGTCAGTGATGGTTGGAGAACAATCGTCACCGTCATCGCCAGGGGAAGGAGTGCGCAAGTGCATGCACTGCTCATCGGAGAAGACACCCCAGTGGCGCACGGGACCACTAGGGCCTAAAACGCTATGTAACGCGTGCGGCGTTCGTTACAAGTCGGGTCGGCTGGTCCCGGAGTACCGCCCAGCTGCAAGCCCGACATTTGTGTTGACTCAACACTCTAATTCACACAGGAAAGTGATGGAGCTGCGGCGGCAGAAAGAAgttctccggcagcaagaaaGCGGCAACCCCTACCACCACCATAACCAcaaccagcagcagcagcagtcaCTCTACAAAGTTTGCTGA
- the LOC122080717 gene encoding SKP1-like protein 1A, whose translation MSMISGDKSSTEILSLKSSDNEIFEVKKEVVLESITLKAMVEEDEFSDALIPLPNVEGKILSKIIHYCQKHIEARAKVNGSEGAADSKEIKDFDSEFINVDDKTLVGIILAANYLNIKDLLDLGCQKVADNIKEKSVEEVRKTFNIKNDFTPEEEKAVREENLWAFD comes from the coding sequence ATGTCAATGATCAGTGGGGATAAATCATCTACAGAGATACTAAGTTTGAAAAGCTCGGATAATGAAATCTTTGAAGTGAAGAAAGAAGTGGTGCTTGAGTCAATCACCTTAAAGGCTATGGTAGAAGAGGATGAGTTTTCAGATGCTCTTATCCCTCTTCCTAATGTGGAAGGAAAGATACTATCAAAAATAATCCATTACTGCCAAAAGCATATCGAAGCTCGAGCTAAAGTTAATGGGAGTGAAGGGGCTGCTGATAGTAAAGAGATTAAGGATTTCGATTCTGAATTTATTAATGTTGATGATAAAACCCTAGTCGGTATCATCTTAGCAGCTAACTACTTGAACATTAAAGATCTGTTGGATTTAGGCTGTCAAAAAGTAGCTGATAACATCAAAGAGAAGTCTGTAGAAGAAGTTCGTAAAACCTTCAACATCAAGAATGACTTCACACCTGAGGAGGAGAAAGCAGTTCGTGAAGAGAACTTGTGGGCTTTTGATTAG
- the LOC122080954 gene encoding protein NONRESPONDING TO OXYLIPINS 2, mitochondrial-like translates to MASSCSRFIRRTALSPLKSAVKSKIRSPSFDGSATASSTRVPLSSRSNCTAPSCRFSLLNRSPSELGCAQSLLPLHSAVAVSRLTSCLSSNSRSCRSLSQELGLSVPR, encoded by the exons ATGGCCTCTTCCTGTAGCAGATTCATCAGAAGAACAGCTCTTTCGCCCCTAAAATCCGCGGTTAAATCGAAAATTCGATCACCTTCGTTTGATGGGTCTGCAACGGCATCATCTACAAGAGTCCCTCTTTCAAGCCGATCCAATTGCACAGCTCCTAGTTGTCGGTTCTCCTTGTTGAACAG ATCGCCATCGGAACTTGGATGCGCGCAATCTTTATTGCCTCTCCACAGCGCTGTCGCCGTTTCGAGGCTTACTTCATGTCTGAGCTCGAACTCGAGGAGCTGCCGCTCTCTCTCACAGG AGCTCGGTCTATCCGTTCCAAGGTGA
- the LOC122080642 gene encoding SKP1-like protein 1A encodes MSMISGDKSSTEILSLKSSDNEIFEVKKEVVLESITLRGMVEEDEFSDTLIPLPNVEGKILSKIIHYCQKHTEARAKVNGSEGAADSKEIKDFDSEFINVDDKTLLGIILAANYLNIKDLLDLGCQKIADNIKEKSVEDVRKTFNIKNDFTPEEEKAIREENLWAFD; translated from the coding sequence ATGTCAATGATCAGTGGGGATAAATCATCTACAGAGATACTAAGTTTGAAAAGCTCTGATAATGAAATCTTTGAAGTGAAGAAAGAAGTGGTGCTTGAGTCAATCACCTTAAGGGGTATGGTAGAAGAGGATGAGTTTTCAGATACTCTTATCCCTCTTCCTAACGTGGAAGGAAAGATACTATCAAAAATAATCCATTACTGCCAAAAGCATACCGAGGCTCGAGCTAAAGTTAATGGGAGTGAAGGGGCTGCTGATAGTAAAGAGATTAAGGATTTCGATTCTGAATTTATTAATGTTGATGATAAAACCCTACTCGGTATCATCTTAGCAGCTAACTACTTGAATATTAAAGATCTGTTGGATTTAGGTTGTCAAAAAATAGCTGATAACATCAAAGAGAAGTCTGTAGAAGATGTTCGTAAAACCTTCAACATCAAGAATGACTTTACACCTGAGGAGGAGAAAGCAATTCGTGAAGAGAACTTGTGGGCTTTTGATTAG